Part of the Pseudodesulfovibrio mercurii genome is shown below.
ATTGAAACCTGGAGGCCTTGAGCGGCTCCATTTCGGCTACTGCGGTCGCCCCCCACGCGGGGGCGTGGATTGAAACCGCGTCCGTGGATACTTCGTAGCCCGAGGCGTTGTCGCCCCCCACGCGGGGGCGTGGATTGAAACCTAGACAAAAAGGACGCGGGGAGCCTCCAGACATTGTCGCCCCCCACGCGGGGGCGTGGATTGAAACGGCTACCGTCTTTGCCCGCTTGGCGAGGCCGTCCGTCGCCCCCCACGCGGGGGCGTGGATTGAAACACCGGCGATCTGACCATGACCACCTACTCCGGCGTCGCCCCCCACGCGGGGGCGTGGATTGAAACGCAGCCTGGAGCAAGGCCGATGCGTGCAGCCCGTGTCGCCCCCCACGCGGGGGCGTGGATTGAAACAGGATGCCCTTGCCCAGGGCGGTCAACACGCTCATGTCGCCCCCCACGCGGGGGCGTGGATTGAAACGATTTATTCACCGGGCGATTAAAGCCGGTGTTTGGTCGCCCCCCACGCGGGGGCGTGGATTGAAACGGCCTGCTTATGAAAGAATGTCCGTTGATACTCCAGTCGCCCCCCACGCGGGGGCGTGGATTGAAACCGATGGTCGCCGTGCCTGCCGCGATGGCGAACTGTCGCCCCCCACGCGGGGGCGTGGATTGAAACCCGTGGCGTAGTCGCCCGGCATGTCCTCCCGTCTCGTCGCCCCCCACGCGGGGGCGTGGATTGAAACCGTGACACCGTTAAATAAATAGGTAACACAAAATGGTCGCCCCCCACGCGGGGGCGTGGATTGAAACGAGCGTGCCGAAAAGCTTAACCTCAAAAAGTCGGGTCGCCCCCCACGCGGGGGCGTGGATTGAAACATGTAATACAGATCATATCCAGACACGGAAAAAGTCGCCCCCCACGCGGGGGCGTGGATTGAAACGGTCAGGCTGTACCCCTTGTAACGCTTGGCTTCGGTCGCCCCCCACGCGGGGGCGTGGATTGAAACTGGCAAGCGGGGTGCCTGTGTCTGCCCTGATCCCAGTCGCCCCCCACGCGGGGGCGTGGATTGAAACATGCTCTGCCGCTCGACGGTCACTGTCTGCCGGGTCGCCCCCCACGCGGGGGCGTGGATTGAAACGAAAGTAAATCGTTGCTGCATGCTACTCCTCCGGGTCGCCCCCCACGCGGGGGCGTGGATTGAAACCAGACCGCGACGTTCCAGGAACATCCTCAAACGTTGTCGCCCCCCACGCGGGGGCGTGGATTGAAACCTGTCCAGGTCTTGAGGTTGGACAGCGTGGGCTGGTCGCCCCCCACGCGGGGGCGTGGATTGAAACCGTTGCTAATAAGATTCGGAGCCACCGCCAAGAGGTCGCCCCCCACGCGGGGGCGTGGATTGAAACGAGCCCCAGGGCAAGGGCGAGCAGTACGGGAACGGTCGCCCCCCACGCGGGGGCGTGGATTGAAACCAGACCGCGACGTTCCAGGAACATCCTCAAACGTTGTCGCCCCCCACGCGGGGGCGTGGATTGAAACATCAAGGCGGTTGGAATCGCGATTATCGCCGGACGTCGCCCCCCACGCGGGGGCGTGGATTGAAACTCGAAACTGCCGTCGACGTAGAGCGCCAGCACACGTCGCCCCCCACGCGGGGGCGTGGATTGAAACCATTCCTCGCACCCGTTGCACTGGGGCGGCCTGGGTCGCCCCCCACGCGGGGGCGTGGATTGAAACTGCCCCAGCTCGTATGCGCCCGGCACCTGTAGTAGTCGCCCCCCACGCGGGGGCGTGGATTGAAACCGTGGCCGCATATGCACCGGACCAGGAGTCGAAGTCGCCCCCCACGCGGGGGCGTGGATTGAAACGAGCAGATCCTGATATGCGAGGCGCTGGCCGACGAGTCGCCCCCCACGCGGGGGCGTGGATTGAAACTATAAGCCCAGGACTACCGTCGCCACCAGCAACAGTCGCCCCCCACGCGGGGGCGTGGATTGAAACAATCCTAACTCCAACCAGGGGAGCGCATCGTGAGTCGCCCCCCACGCGGGGGCGTGGATTGAAACCGCCTCTCGCCCTGCCCGAGCCGCCGAAGCCTAAGGTCGCCCCCCACGCGGGGGCGTGGATTGAAACGCTCGGGGGGGTACACCCACCCCATCGAGGCCTGGTCGCCCCCCACGCGGGGGCGTGGATTGAAACTTTCTCCGGCGGCGAGACTGACCTGTTCCGTGAGGTCGCCCCCCACGCGGGGGCGTGGATTGAAACTTGACCTGCCAGGGTGTAGTCGTGGTTGCCATGGGGTCGCCCCCCACGCGGGGGCGTGGATTGAAACTGTCGAGCAGGGACGCCGATAAATGCCGTATCGCGTGGTCGCCCCCCACGCGGGGGCGTGGATTGAAACGTCGGTCAGTGTAAGTTCGGTGCCGTTGACGGTTGGTCGCCCCCCACGCGGGGGCGTGGATTGAAACCACGTCGCGTGGATGCCCTTGATCGCCTTGGCCGTCGCCCCCCACGCGGGGGCGTGGATTGAAACTCTGTTTTCGAAAACCGTGACCACGGTCTCAGTGACGTCGCCCCCCACGCGGGGGCGTGGATTGAAACTGCAATGAATAGGCAGGAAAGCTCTACAGGATGGTCGCCCCCCACGCGGGGGCGTGGATTGAAACCCTGGCGCACCGCTGCGGAGTGCATCGACTGGTCGTCGCCCCCCACGCGGGGGCGTGGATTGAAACACCTGGGCGTCGGGGCCATCGGCAACGGCGGTGCTGGTCGCCCCCCACGCGGGGGCGTGGATTGAAACACCTCCTCCATCATCAGGGCGTCGGTGATCATGGTCGCCCCCCACGCGGGGGCGTGGATTGAAACCGCCCCGAGGAGTAGCGCAAAGGTCCGCATGGTGTCGCCCCCCACGCGGGGGCGTGGATTGAAACCTGCAATGACTGCGACCGGCGGCATGCCCAGGAGTCGCCCCCCACGCGGGGGCGTGGATTGAAACCACGCGGACTCGCGCAAAATCTGGTCCGCCCTGTGTCGCCCCCCACGCGGGGGCGTGGTTTGAAACGACACCGTGGACACCAGGGACTGCTCCGGCAACTCGTCGCTCCCCACGCGGGACGTGGAGCGTGAAATCTGGAACTTGCAAGGCTTCACCGTTGGTGGTTGCGGAGAATGGTGCGCGAGGGCTGAAACCGGGGGTGTCCGGTCAGTTCCGTGACCTCCGGGAATCCGGGGTTATTCCACGGTGAGGGTCAGGGTGTGGGTCAGGGTGGCGGTGGCGTCGGTGCCTCGGAAGGCGCCTTGGGCCGGGGCGGTCTGGGCCGGGTCGTGGGAGGCGGCCAGGGCCAGGTGGCGGTCGGCCGTGAGCAGGCCGTGGGTGGGGTCCAGGCCGAGCCAGCCCGCGCCGGGCAGGTAGGCCTCGGCCCAGGCGTGCAGGTCGCGCTTGTCCTGGGCGTCGTCGCCGGACTGGTAGCCGGACACGAACCGGGCCGGAATGCCCGCCCGGCGGCAGCAGGCGATGAACAGGACGGCCGAGTCGCGGCAGGCTCCCCGGCGCTCGCGGCAGACCGTGGCCGGGGCGAGGATGCCGGGCTCCCGGCGGATGACCTTGGCCACGTTGCCGAAGATCCAGGCGTTGAGTTCCAGCAGGAAGTCCAGGCCACGCCCGTCCGAGCGGTCCAGGAGGGAGCCGGTCAGGGCGGCCACGGCGTCGTCGGCCGCGTCGGTCCGCAGGCAGGGGGCCAGGGCCCGTTCCTCGGCCGGGGCAAAGGCGGGCGGAACGCGGCAGGCCGCGTCGTCGAGCAGGAAGCCGAAGGGATTGGCGCGCAGGGTCTCGGCCGTGGTCAGGGCCTCCACGGTCAGGGTCTCGGTCAGGCCGTCGAACCAGGCCTGGACAAAGGGATTGCCCTCGGCGTCCGTGCCCTCGAAGCGTCCGGCGGGGGCGGGGTTGATGCGCAGTTCGTGGGCCAGCACGCGCTGGCAGGCGTCCTGCCTCGGGGTCAGGCGAAAGGTGTGGGGTTCGAGGAAAACCGGCCGGGAGTAGGCGTATCGGGTCAGGTGGCGCAGGGTGAAGCGCACGCCTAGCCCGTCCCGTTCCGGCCCATGCGTCGCTGCACGCGCTGGAGCTTGGCCGCGATGTTCTCGATCCATTCGGACGGCAGCTCGTTGACGCTCTCGCGCAGCCGGTTCTGCCACCAACTGGATATGTCGGCCAGGTCCTTGGCCTCGTAGCGCTGCTCCACGATCTCGTGGCTGTGGCGCGAGTAGAGGACCACGTCCACCGGGAAATCCACGTCGGACGCGGAGATGCGCGTGGAGTCGAAGGCCAGGCAGCCGACCTTGAGGGCGAAGTGCAGGGGATCGCCGTGCTGGAGGGTGCGGTCGAGCACGGGCTTGCCGTACCCGCCCTCGCCGATGATGTGGTAGGGCGTGGTGCCCTGGCCGATCTCCACCCAGTTGCCCTCGGGATAGATGAGATAGAGCTTGTGGGTCGAGTCGCCCGTGAGCTGACCGCCCACCAGGGTGTGCAGGTTGATGTTCAGCCCGCCCCGGCAGAGGTAGGCCTCGTCCTCCCCGCACACGCGCCGAAGCTCCTCGGCCATCAGGTTGACCATCTTGTAGAGCTTGTCGGGGCGCTCCTCCATGGTGTCGAGGCGCTCCTCGAAATAGGTGATCATCTTGTCGCGCACGCTGCGCAGGCCGGAGGTCATGACGAAGAACGCGCCGAACCCGTTCTGGTAGGCCGTGACCTTGCGCGCGGTGATGATCTCGTTGCCGGAGGTGATGCGCGTGTCGGCGATGCCGACCAGCCCTTCCTCGACGTTGATTCCAAGGCAGAATGTCATGGCGCGATTGTTCTCACTGTTCGCCGGGGGAGTCAAGCGGCTCGTCGGACACGCTGAAGAAGGTCCGGGACACGGCCTCGTCCACCTGGTTCATGCGCGTCTGCAGGTTGTCCGTGAACTCGTGCAGGCCCCGGCCGATGATCTCCTCCACGGAGTGGAAGGACATCTCGCCCACCAGCTGGCCCAGGACCTTTTCCGCCAGGTTGGAGAAGTGGCCGATGGGCGTGCCCGTGATCTGGTGCAGGGAGTTGCGGGACACGGTCAGGCAGTGGAGCACGGCGCGGGGGAAGTCGTGGTCCAGGAGCAAAAACTCCACCACGCTGCCGGGCGAGATGGGCCCGAAGCGGTGGCGGTAGGCCTGGAAACCGGAGGCCGCCTTGAGCAGTGCGCTCCACTGGATGTGGTCCAGGGTGGAGTTGATGTCCTCGGCCTTGGGCAGGAGGTGAAAGTACTTGACGTCCAGCAGGCGGGAGGTCTTGTCCGCGCGCTCCAGCATGTTCCCGAGATGGGTGAAGTAGAAGGTCTCGTCCCGGGTCATGGCCGCGGCCGAGACCCCGCCGAGGATGAAGCCGCGCCGCTTGACCTCGTTGCAGAACGAGAACGGGTTGACGACCACGGTCTCGGGCCGGTCCGCCGCGCGCTCGACCATGTGGTAGAAGATGTTCACCTCTTCCCACATCTCGGTGGGGATCATCTCGCGGATGGTCCGGGCGTTCTCCCTGGCCATGCGCAGGCAGGAGCGGATGGAGTTGGTGTATTCGGTGTCGAAGAGCAGGAACCGGAGGACGTTTTCCCGGTCCGCCCGTTTGAAGCGTTCGAAGAACAGGGCGCGGTCGCCCGTGGTGGCCACCAGGGGCTCCCACTGCTCCCCGAAATTCTCGGGCATGTCCAGGGTCAGCAGCCAGTTGACGTCCACCAGCCGGGCCAGGTTCACGGCCCGCTCCAGGTAGCGGCTCATCCAGTATACCGCGTCGGCAACGCGTGAAAGCATGGTCTTTCCTCTCGAAACGTTAAGTGGCGGTCCCCGTGCCCGCTAGCGGGCCAGGACCCAGGTGTCCTTGCTGCCGCCGCCCTGGGAGGAGTTGACCACCAGCGACCCCTTCTTGAGGGCCACGCGGGTCA
Proteins encoded:
- a CDS encoding transglutaminase family protein; protein product: MRFTLRHLTRYAYSRPVFLEPHTFRLTPRQDACQRVLAHELRINPAPAGRFEGTDAEGNPFVQAWFDGLTETLTVEALTTAETLRANPFGFLLDDAACRVPPAFAPAEERALAPCLRTDAADDAVAALTGSLLDRSDGRGLDFLLELNAWIFGNVAKVIRREPGILAPATVCRERRGACRDSAVLFIACCRRAGIPARFVSGYQSGDDAQDKRDLHAWAEAYLPGAGWLGLDPTHGLLTADRHLALAASHDPAQTAPAQGAFRGTDATATLTHTLTLTVE
- a CDS encoding peptidase, which translates into the protein MTFCLGINVEEGLVGIADTRITSGNEIITARKVTAYQNGFGAFFVMTSGLRSVRDKMITYFEERLDTMEERPDKLYKMVNLMAEELRRVCGEDEAYLCRGGLNINLHTLVGGQLTGDSTHKLYLIYPEGNWVEIGQGTTPYHIIGEGGYGKPVLDRTLQHGDPLHFALKVGCLAFDSTRISASDVDFPVDVVLYSRHSHEIVEQRYEAKDLADISSWWQNRLRESVNELPSEWIENIAAKLQRVQRRMGRNGTG
- a CDS encoding alpha-E domain-containing protein encodes the protein MLSRVADAVYWMSRYLERAVNLARLVDVNWLLTLDMPENFGEQWEPLVATTGDRALFFERFKRADRENVLRFLLFDTEYTNSIRSCLRMARENARTIREMIPTEMWEEVNIFYHMVERAADRPETVVVNPFSFCNEVKRRGFILGGVSAAAMTRDETFYFTHLGNMLERADKTSRLLDVKYFHLLPKAEDINSTLDHIQWSALLKAASGFQAYRHRFGPISPGSVVEFLLLDHDFPRAVLHCLTVSRNSLHQITGTPIGHFSNLAEKVLGQLVGEMSFHSVEEIIGRGLHEFTDNLQTRMNQVDEAVSRTFFSVSDEPLDSPGEQ